The following is a genomic window from Malus sylvestris chromosome 12, drMalSylv7.2, whole genome shotgun sequence.
aaaaaaaacaatttatgggTGCAGGAAAAAGATTAATGGTGACCAAACAACTTTTCTAAATACAGTAAGTATTCTCTTATTTTCATACGGAAGTATACTGTAAATTCAAATTGCATGCAATtttcaaatataaataaaattgcatttttttgtcatttttataaGCATCACACCCGTCTCAAAGTACAAAGGTCGAAGTACAAGATTAAAGTAACATTTCTTACTATTTAATTTTGTAAACATGATTACAATTTGTTACCTCAAACTTGACAAATTATTTATCTTTCAGTATTTTAAAAGTAACTGGAGTAAAAGTATTTCCGTGAGAAAATTGTCAAAGTTAAAGGTATTTAGGTTGAATTGATTACAACCTTTATATTTGGGATTGTGCATTATAGTTAGACTTCTTATTTTATCATCATTTCTTGCAGATTAACCATGAAAATCTAAAGCATCAAGTGCAAGCAAATGGGTGGCAAGCATGGCTTTGATTTCACACGTAGACACTATGTTTACATATGTACATGTTGTCCATATTTTGATTTGCTTCATATATTAGGAGTTCATCCCTAGCTAGCCTATAACTTTGACTGAAAACTTATGAatatgaaatttttaatttaaggaCTTGGGTAGATATTTGACATTttgcatgagagagagagggagaaattTATTATGTTCTCCAttttgtgtttttccttttatttcacTTATTGGGTCCAACCTTCATGTTGTTCATACCGTAATAATCagcaagcaaaaaaaaaaaaagtggaatgGTTAGTGTGCAAttcataaatttcattttttctatACAATGGACGGGTGCAAAAAATACTAAGTTAGATGattgaaaataataagaaattgTTGTGATGGACACACATCCACAATTTATAAAATAGTCACTTAAGAAATGTAATAATATCTAAAACAACACATCTTTGGGACGCGTAGCGTCCGTGATGCCTCTCGCACGCACGTGCAGAGAGGCTACATTGTAGGACTGAAGCGTCACGTAATAGTTGTACTCAAAAGTGATTCCACATAATTTGGCGCGTTGCATTGATTTGAGAACACGTGGTAAAGCAAAAAGTGGAAAACGCATAGCGAAAGGAATATGAAAGGAACGTTGAATTTAGTTCGGTTTGTGCCCACCAACCAAACAGCCAACGAGAAAAAACTTCCCTTCCCTTCGTACCAAGCCGTCTTCAATTTGATCGCTCAGGTCAGTCAGCCTTGTCGCCGCCGTCGTCACCACCATGTGGCGCTCTCTCTGGCGCTCCATCGACCGCTTCTCGCTCCAGTACTTCAAGTAAGTTCCCCGTTTTTCTCTCTCCAAATTTTCAACTTCTACATTCACTCCCAGTTTCGTAAATTAGGGTTCTACACTACTCGTTAGACTAGTTCCTCATTTATTTTAAACAATTGTGAGCAACCGAAATAGTCGATTTTGGGTATTTTAATTCAACTTCCCTGAAAGTATATGGAAAACGAATTTTGGATATGGTTGTAGTTTGATTTACATTTGAAGGTATAGGGAATAGAGAGTGTTGGGTGAATTTTAATATAGATACTTGTCCTGTAACCGGATTCAGAACTCGATTTTTGGGAATGTGGAGGTAATGCCTACATTGTATCAATTTATAGATTGAGGGCTTACAGAGTGGTGGGTGAATTTTAGTTACTTGTTCGGTTGCCAATTTGAAAACCTTATTTCTCGAAAAGTGGAGGTAATGGGTAACAATGTCTGCTGTGCATCTACTATTTAGTAGTGGACTGAAGTTTTGTCCTAAGAGTGTATCTCATTGTTTCGTAGGCATCCTCATCATCATAATCGTCATCAAGTATTTTTACTAATACTTCTTTTTATGCTGTTATCGAAATAGGTATGTAATCAATGAACTGCGgaagatcaaagttgtggacGGGCATAACAGGGTAACTTGTTTGACTTTCCTCTTGTTTCATTCAGTTTAATATGCCTCACCTTCCCCTCATGTGACTCTCTACCAGGAACTAGTCATAGATTTATTACAGTCCATAGTGGAGCTAGTTACTTATGGCGATAGACAAGACCCATCGATTTTCGAGTATGAACTGTTGTTCATGGTAAAGCTTCTATATTGGTACgccttttattttcttgttcatattttaattgttaCTTTTAACTTATATGCAGATATTTTATGGAATACCAAGTTTTATCAGAATTTGTTCGTGTGCTAAAGATCAGTAGAAATTCAAGAATTGAGGCACCGTTGCTTCAGTACCTGAGTATAATGATTCAAAACATGAATAGTGACATTTCAATTTGTAAGATTCTAAATGCAGTTAATCAATATCTAAGATTAGTCCTCCAATTTTTAGGTTACCAAAGATTTGGTAGCTGCAACCATGGTGGAAATCAGTTCCAAACATGCCTTCTCCTgaatttctatttttatttttcattaattgtgcCATTGTTAAGCTTATTGCTTGTACTTATTGGTGATCTGTTGATGGTTTTTTTGATGCAGATTATTGTTTTAGCAATGACTACATCAACAATATTATAGGACACAAGTTTGAATTTGGAGGAGATCTAGCGTTATATTATGTTTCCTTTttgaggtctctctctctctctctctctctacattcaCGTTCAatacatgcatacatacatatacatacacatacatacatacatacatacatatatacatacatatatacatacatacatatacatatatataactcTTATTTGCTAAAGCAGTTGTGATGCAGTTTTAGCTTGATTTTGTCATTACTTGTGAAGTTTATTATTCTCCTGATTCCCCCGTCTCTCTCTACTCAGAGCAGTGGGcaataaattaaacaaagataCACTTTGCCTTCTTCTGAAGGTTCACGGGGTAAGTTAAAGTTTATTGTGTACATTTTTGGTACAAGTCATGATTTACTTGATAGATGCAGTTCTGTCTGCAGTGGCAGTCGAAATCGTATTTGTATCCTGCGtaccattggtaatggatgtGAAAACATTGTTTAAAGTACACTTTCAGTGGGTTCCTACTatttaagaaacaaaaaaagtttTGGCCTCAGGGTTGAGCCTGTTAGACTAGAGCATGCAGATGGCTTCGTGTGTTCTATGTTCTCCAAGTGGTTTCTGGCAGGGCCATCAAGGCTTAGGCCAGTCCTTGTCAGCATTTCTGATTGTCTTGTGTGGACCCTGGGGAACTGTAACGCCTTTCCTCTTTTCGAGGCATCTTATCCGTTCTTTTCATCATCATCTAGGCTTGCATAatctattttaaattttttagtttatttatttatttataatttatgttgtttttataAGGGGAGAAGCAATAATGAGTTACAAGAAATGACAGTCACTGTTTCATACCGTGATCAATAATTAAAGGATGGTCTCTACTTTATTGCTGCATTTATTTAGCTTAAGTGTGCATGCCTAGATGCATGGCCCCTAATTAATTTTTTCGTGTCCATGTCTCCCTCCAATTGCAGGATGCTGTAGCGTCATTTCCCCTGTATGAAGAGGCTCTCAAATTTGCCCACCATGGGGATAAGATGATTCAGACAGCTATTCGTGCATTAAATCTCAGTATATATAATGGTATGCTGctattatctttcttttttcttccctttctaATCTGCTAACAGAAGAGACTCATGAGATTTTGGGTTGTAGTTACATTTTCCGTAATTGGAAACAGTATTTTTTTTGGTCGTGCAGCTAGTGATGATATGGTTTATCAATATATAACAACTCCTCCAGTCTCAAGGTATTTCTCAGATATGGTTTCAAGCTTAAGCAAGAAGTTCTTTCATCTAGATGCCCTTGTCCACGATGCAGAGTATGTGTACTTCAATTTGGTAAAATGAGATTTAGGTACTATGCATCTGGAAGGCTGAATGGTTAATTATTGATGCAGGATGCGTACACgtcaaaagaaagaagaaatacTTTTGGAAACTGATAAGATAGTCGATGATCTGTATTACTTGAAGGACATACTTGGTATTGGCGAGTCTCGTTTGAGTAGAGCAGTTACTGAAAATCTTCTCAGAATATTAATCGTTCCCATATTACTCCCATTACTGCAGATGGGGCAGAGTAATGTAAGATGTTCTTCCTTGTATCTGCTTCATTCGCTTTCTTATCAGCATGAGAAATACTTTTTGTTGGTAGATAGTTCCTATTGGAAAACCTAGAATTGCGTATGTCCACATTACATTTTGGGAAATAATTTCTGCACATCCTTTTTTGTCTCATGCACACACCACTTTTTGAAACCACTTAACAAATGTATCACAAAAAACAATGGTCAAGCATTGCTAATTCAATGTTAAGCTGCATTTGTTGTACTGTACATGCTACATAGTACTATGATATACTTTTTCTATATGCTGTATTCATTCAGCATTTCATTTATGATTCAGGGCTCAAATCTGTCTGCAGTTACGTCTTTCTATACTatttcttgtcttcttcaagTCATTGGTGGAAAAGGCATATTCAACTTTGTCGCCGAAGTTATTTTATATCCTCATATGACCTCAAGTGTGAGAGATGCTGTTCAAAGGGACTCAACTGAGAGCGATGGTCATGCTAAATCTATATTGAGTGAAATGGGAATAGTATCTTCTAGTCATGAGACTGAAGGAGCAGAAAATAATAGCCTCCTTACTGATACTGTCTCTATCAAAAGGTTGTTACTTTTCTGTTTTAGTTCGTATAACCTCCTTTCCAGAAAGAGAGAGTAAAGAAATGAGAGAAACGTAGTTTCTTTCTCAATATTTTGGGCAGTGGTGCTGGAATACTAagactaaaaaatcaatctgtTCACATTTCACTAAATTAGTTAAATGGTCAATTAATGTTCTTTTATATCAAAGAGTGATGACAATTGATAATTATTTCATACATTTTGATGTATTATGAAATTTTTTcctgatgcaggagtggaataCTAGCACATATTTTCTCCGAGAATCATAGTCTATTGCTAGCATCACTATTCTTGTTGTTTATTTTAGCAGAAACAAAAGGTACTAATTTAGAATCTGCTGTTGTACAGAAGACATAACTTCAACGCATCGGTCTGATAGCCGCTTTGAAATTGACTGAGTTTGTTCATATCTttaatttgtcttttcattgATGCAGATCTTCATCCTTTGCTGGCTCAAATGACTGGATTAAGTGGAATGCAATATATGATTGTGAGTTAATAActtcaatttttcaatgtgcGCTTTATATATTCTGTAATTTCCAGCTGGTAATAAGTGAGTACTGAGTTTACTGACTAATAAAACAAAGTTACTGTATATTAGTTTTATGCATGATGGTGATTTATGCTTATTCTGCGTATTATGTATTTTCCGTTGCATTCAAAGACCTTTACATtgaatttcattttcaatttttgaaactTCTGTGTTAACAACCATTTCTCCATTTAATGCATACATTTCTTGGCATTTTTGTTGAATGTTCTGCATTTGCTAGTTTTGTATATGCAATTTGAATATTCATTTTACTTTATTCCACCGTTTTGAAACACTTTGGAAATATATTGACAAATTTCCATTTCATATCTTGACAGGATGTGGATGGTAGTATTGGAAATCTCCTATGGAAACATATGGATGTGGTACAGTgactttttattaattattgtttatttaaatatatatcTTCACTTATTGGTCATTTTAGGTCAGCAGTTTGACTATTTAAAATTTTACCCTTGTGGCTTTCAGTGTCGTGATGAACTGAATTTTCATTTTACAGATTTTAAATGCATTATTGAAGGTTTTAGCAAGTCAACCACCTTACTCTATACTAATACAATGGCATACAGGGTGGTTCTTGCGGAAGCTTTTGATTTGTCAAGGAAAAGGGCTTAGTGATCATAATTTCCAGCTATTCAATGTAAGGATTCAACTGATTTGGTAGAAGCACTTGTATATTATTCTACACTCGTGTCAGAAATCATGccaaaatgaaatggataatTATTCGTATTTTCTTGGTAAGACTGGAAACGACTGGTAAGTGGTTGAGCTTTCTAAAGAAGGAATAGTACCACATCAACCCTTCGAGGGCCTAGCTTTGGTAGAACACTGTATGGTGGGAACCGTGGGATTCTATATATTCAAAGTAAAAAGTTGATAGATGGTAAAATTGGGGTTACAGATAGATAGGTCTGTtagtttaaaattcaaaattgctGTATAGGACTGTAAGAAGACATATAATGATGATTGCCTATTAGAATTGTTATGTAGCTAATAAATGTAAGTGTAAATGGAGTTTGAAGAACACTGTCTGACCTTTCTGAGGTAAGAGTAAAAAGCAAGCTCTGAAGTGCACATTTACTATTTCGTATGATCTAGTAGTATATTATGTGGTGTAGTGTAAATGTGTCTCATACTTTCTaaagttttatattttctaGTTTGTGTGGACAGACCTCATATCAGCAGTCCCGTGAATGTCTTCAGAAAGAACTTGATGGATGCTGGTTTGATCATATACCAGAGGCTTTCAGAAATGAATGGGCAAACTGTAAAGCAGGTAGGCTGGGGGAGGGGGGATATGGTTTCTTCTTGGGATGGTGATAGTTTAGTTCCATTGTTCCCAAAAGATTAAGCTGTTAGGATGTAGACCAACATTATTTCATATTATACCATCTCCCCCTACTGAAACCTACATGGAGTCCAATAGAATCAGTGAACTTGCAGTTGCAGGGGTTTGCACTCAAGATCTTGTTATATTtccataatattttttttattgtttcaatACTATTGACAAAAGCTAAAACTGTTAAGATTAGGCTAAAAATCGTTTTATACTCTAAAAAAATCtctaacatgtgtggagatcaTTATAAGTTTAGAGGTTGAAATAGCCGGATTTGAACTGAGGATCTCTCACTCTCATATCATGTGAAGTTTTAGTGGTTTCTCAATGTTCCCAATAGTTGTTAGGATGTGAGTTGGTTTCTaacataggaaaaaaaattacattacCTATTTGATATGGAAGATGGAACTACTTAGTAAATTCAGTTTATCTATTTTCGAACATACAGCTCTTCAGGAAGCATCCCAATGTAAAGATCCTTTTTTTGTTCTTGAGCTTGATGTTAGCCAACAAACTACTGATGGTACATCTTTTCTCtgtattattgaaaaaatttgtTTATGGATTGTACTTCTCTTGTCGGAAAGCTTCAGAAAGGGTTTAGAGAGAAATAAATTTATGTGCATATTGCAGGTGATGCAACTTCATACTGTGCTTGGCAGAGGATGGTTGACAATGTGAAGGTAAATGCCATCATTAGTATCAGTTTTTAACATCTCTTCTAATGTTGTACTAGtagtctctctttctctctctcggctGGTCTTCCTTGATTGACCACTTCTAGTTTTTATGTTGATATTTCATTGAAGGTTCCCTTGGTTTACTTTTAGGTTTTTATTCTCCATCTTCAACTTAAATCAACAATTTCCAAAGGAGAATTGCTTGAAGAGCCCTTGCTGGACAGCAGTGCAATTGCTGATTCTAGTAATACGCATGCTTCAAATGGTGCGTCTGCAAGCTTTGGGTCGGAGGTTGGTTTAGGTGGGTATTATCCAGTAAAAGTTGAATATTTCcaggatctctctctctcaatgtgtgtgtgtgtgtgtgttttgaaTTCTTACTTCCCACAACTTTCTGCAGGATCTGGAATTTCATGTAGAATTTCATTTTCCAAAGCTGGAATCAGGGATATCTACCTGATACCTGTGGCAAAGAAAACATCTGGAAAAGTGATTCTTGCAGAGAAGCATCCTTTCCGCAGTCAACGAGGAATTGTACTTGCTATTGCACCATTGGCTGGTTTAATTGTAAGTTAAAAAAATAGACATATGCTTTGCTTCTAGTCCTGGCTAGTTTCATGTATCGGCATTAAGTCAACTCTAAAATTCTAGATTTTAGTGTGAGAGGTCAATTAAACTGATTTAGTTATGATACTCACATTGATCAATTGTGTCAACTAGGCTTATGGGTATGGCCAGTTTTCTTGGTGGGTCTTGCGCCATTGTAGATTAGAGTCCAATTGCGTATTGAAAAATTCTTGTTTATGACAACAGGCTTGAAATAGAGTTCTACAAATGTGCCTTGTCTATCTTATAGGAAATAAGTTTTTCGAGTTTCATATTGAACAAAAGACAATGTAGTAATACGAAGAAGCTGACAGTCGCAAAATTGGGGTGAAATATGGAAAAAGAAGTGATAGTAAAATTGACAACGTAGTGTTAGGGGAGCTTGaaattcttttgatttttgtagatcttctttcttttttctctgtCATTATTTTTCTACATAGTTAATATGGTTTCTCACTTGAAACAGCCAAAAATAGATGAGGATCACCCGACATGGTTGCATCTTCAGATAAGAGAGTTTGAACCAAAACTCTACAAAAGTAGAGTTAGAGGCCATCGTTCGGGGAAGTCCAATCATGTGGCTGATGGGAGATGGACACTTGGTTTTCCAAATGCCAAAGCTTGCGAAGCTGCTCGATTGTCAATACTTGAGGAAACCAGGAAGCAAAGATCCTCTGTCGAGAGTGTACTTGCTCCTCTCCTGCAGAATAGTTGTCTCGGAAATTTATCAGAGAGCGAAGATGAGTGAAGCTGTTATTTGCGTCGTTGTAAGTTAGCTTGCCAACAATCTCAGTTGAGTTCTGTGtctttcttctctcctttttctttcaaattttgttaCTGTCACCTAAAGGGGTTGTACTCACAGTAGTCGTTTATAATATTAGATCAGTACTGATCACCAAATGTGTTGGCAATTAAGGGCTTCGTTGTATTAATTTTCTCAATAATAATGTTAATAAGATTTGGATTTTCTAGCTTTAGTACGAGAGCACTTAAGAGCTAAAATGACTTTCAAATAACCAAAAGCACTTTATGTTTCGATCCATTCCGATATCATCGTCAGCCGGGATGGTTAAGAACTTAATCTTGTAGGCAAGAGGCTATCGGACACCGCCGATTATCTTCGTTCTTCCATGGCAATGCGCACAATGAACCTTTTAGGCACGATTGTTAACTTTCTGGTTTTTTTCATCGTCATTCTAAACACaaattttctaattgattcttaaACAATTCGTTTGGTGATGTTTTCTAATCGATACTTAATGATTCGAGCCTTCCTCTTAAACCCAATAGCCACTACATCTCAGGTTCAAACCCTTTCCTCTCCTCTAATAGTAGTTTAGAGTAGAAACATCATTTTGAGCTTGAGACATTTTCTAAAATTGGGACGAGAATTAGCACTATTAAACCAAGAGCTGGTTAACGGGGTTAACTTTTCACTTTATGGTGAAATGAAAGGGCTTTGGCAAAGTAACTTGCTCTAGTTGAATGCAGCCTTAGCTAATCAGAATACCTTAGCAAAAACCCAAATGTACATAATTGCTGCAATCAAATGCAGGAAAAGCCGTGCTTTTAGTGATCAGAACTCAATTGGACACCACTTATCCGAAGCACATTAGTGCACCAAAAGCTCGTGCTTTGATGCTTGTACTTCTGTGCGGTTCTTGTTCTTTCACAGTAAAAAAACTGATCAGCAACCTGCAGCTGAGTACGTACAGCACAACCATCTGCAAGTTGAAGCACGAGCGTTCATCATATAGCTTGCAGCTGCAAAGTGCAACATGATCCTAATTAATTGTAGCAAAACGGAATAGGTATACCACCATTGTAGAGACAATGTATTCACTGTATACAAAGCTGGCAGCTGATGAAGTAGGCATATGTCTAATATCTAGTTATATTACCTCATGATTCATGGTGAATTTGATGCCGCCTTGTAAGTGTAAATAACGAAAGAtttaactagtttaattaataaattggaGCAATTTAGATACCAATAGGGAAAAAGTAATGGAAACTTTCGGGAAAAGGAGTGTGTGGTTCGTAATTCCATCGCCTTTACACTAACAAGGCTGTCATGTCAAAATTTGAGCAACTTTTTCTCATTTCCCTACCTTTAAAGTCGACGGGCCGTCCAGAGCCTCCCTCCATATATTGCTATatactgtatatatatatgcactactctctttctctctctctctcctggtTTGCTGCTCTCGTCACTTGGATATTGCTTTCTCCCACATGGCCAAGTATAGGGCAAAGGTGCTCCTATTTGAAGCTCAAAAGCATAAAATGAGCGGCCCTTTTGAGTAGATAATGCCATATTTTACTTTTAATATGGCTTTATGAGAGAGTGCTTTACTTTAAGCAAAAGAAGAGCTAGAACaagaaaaaatttaattaaatattaccaACTATCTGAATGCATTTGTGTTCCCTGAACATATATATCAAAGCAGTTGATtgtgaaagaagagaaaagatcacaaaaccctaatttaagcTTTCACTTTGACACAAATCTAATGGCGTCCATACACAGATTAACAACTAGTACTTCTACAGTTATATGGACAtggcttttccttttcttttcttttctttccttctttctttttttctttaaaccAGGTTAACCGTTACTAGTGtttgggaggagagagagatagagagagaccgAGTTAGGGTGTATACTAAGTAATCGTAGATATTCCTCATCTCATTCAAACGCTCCTTTTTGTAGCAATGCATAGTGCTTGTGTTCAAATATTTGGTGGCTTTCCTTTTCTGTCTTTTTAGGCCAAGAAAGATAGAAGAAACTTTTTGACTGGGGAAAGAATAAGCTAAAGAATAAATAGTCGGAAGTTTTGGATTATCTATACCTGTATAAGCATTGTTTGGGTCCCTACCTCCCATATCATACAAACCCCATAGCATATATTTTTATGAGAAATTCTACGATctcctttaagaacaaggttatTGGAATCTTTGTTTTAACAAAATTACATTAAAATCGTCGATGTTTATAGTCCAATACACAATAATTGTGAGGTTATAAAATGATGTTGTTTATTACACTATCAACATTGATTATTACATCATGAGCATCTTGTTATAATACGTAAGTTACTATTAGCGAACGTCATGAAATTATCCattattgttattatatttGCAAGTTCTTTTTAAATATCGATTCAAATGATTAATTGGTAAATTGTTAACTCGTTCATTCTTCGAATTTACTTGTTAGCTATAAAACTATTTTTTGGGGGAAGTAAAAACATTGATTTATCAATAACCTAAGTAAAGGTAGAAGATGATTGAGGAATGAAAGGGCCGGAAGATCTCTCGTTTTTTGTGTGAGGATCTCTGTATGTTCAtatgttttagtttttaatgCGATTCCCATGTATTTTATAGTATTATTAGCTTAAACACCAGCCATGGTGAGTAGTGGTTTAGCTCTCCTTTCTATGTGTCGTGCTATGGAATAAGACCAACTAATCCGGTCACCAAAAAAGCTTACACAGTGCCCACAAAAAGATAAAAGTGTGACTGATCCAGCTGAAGCAGAAGAGTTTATTTGGTTTTAGATActggaaaattgaaaattttacatGGTACAGCTAATACATAATATATTGTCCATGAATTTTGTCTAGTTTTAGAAAATGGAAACCATAGAAGGACGTATATACAGTCTTCTGAAGAAGCTACACAGCTTTCTTTTATTAAATTCAAGTTTATTAACTGATGTTTGTTGGAAAAGTTATCAATTTAGGTTATTTTTATGCACaagagttttttttgtttttttgtttttttgtttttatgctttaagaTTTCTCATGTTTATGTCAGGATATGATCTTTGTAAATAAACCTCATGTAACTCGTAAGTACTGTTCAAAAAAGCGGCTTAGGTGCTAGAACGGAGGCaaggctattttttttattttggttttttaggtAAAAGGGATTGaagataatttttttgtaaaataaaaactctggacttttttttcttttaaaataactcTAAATACATAtttcattttatatatttattcaaTTGGAGcactttataatttatacatCTTCCTACGTTGCATTTATGTTCCCAAATACAAGTGTCTATATATAAGTATAACTGTGTAGAGTCAGTTATTTGCCATGGTTATTTTCTTGGTGATTTAATCATCAGGGGGTCATCATGTGGCTGTAAAACACCATATATGTCTTCTTTGTCAAATGTAACCGGAGC
Proteins encoded in this region:
- the LOC126592746 gene encoding protein TRANSPARENT TESTA 9-like isoform X3, yielding MWRSLWRSIDRFSLQYFKYVINELRKIKVVDGHNRELVIDLLQSIVELVTYGDRQDPSIFEYFMEYQVLSEFVRVLKISRNSRIEAPLLQYLSIMIQNMNSDISIYYCFSNDYINNIIGHKFEFGGDLALYYVSFLRAVGNKLNKDTLCLLLKVHGDAVASFPLYEEALKFAHHGDKMIQTAIRALNLSIYNASDDMVYQYITTPPVSRYFSDMVSSLSKKFFHLDALVHDAEMRTRQKKEEILLETDKIVDDLYYLKDILGIGESRLSRAVTENLLRILIVPILLPLLQMGQSNGSNLSAVTSFYTISCLLQVIGGKGIFNFVAEVILYPHMTSSVRDAVQRDSTESDGHAKSILSEMGIVSSSHETEGAENNSLLTDTVSIKRSGILAHIFSENHSLLLASLFLLFILAETKDLHPLLAQMTGLSGMQYMIDVDGSIGNLLWKHMDVILNALLKVLASQPPYSILIQWHTGWFLRKLLICQGKGLSDHNFQLFNTSYQQSRECLQKELDGCWFDHIPEAFRNEWANCKAGDATSYCAWQRMVDNVKVFILHLQLKSTISKGELLEEPLLDSSAIADSSNTHASNGASASFGSEVGLGSGISCRISFSKAGIRDIYLIPVAKKTSGKVILAEKHPFRSQRGIVLAIAPLAGLIPKIDEDHPTWLHLQIREFEPKLYKSRVRGHRSGKSNHVADGRWTLGFPNAKACEAARLSILEETRKQRSSVESVLAPLLQNSCLGNLSESEDE
- the LOC126592746 gene encoding protein TRANSPARENT TESTA 9-like isoform X4 — encoded protein: MNCGRSKLWTGITGYFMEYQVLSEFVRVLKISRNSRIEAPLLQYLSIMIQNMNSDISIYYCFSNDYINNIIGHKFEFGGDLALYYVSFLRAVGNKLNKDTLCLLLKVHGDAVASFPLYEEALKFAHHGDKMIQTAIRALNLSIYNASDDMVYQYITTPPVSRYFSDMVSSLSKKFFHLDALVHDAEMRTRQKKEEILLETDKIVDDLYYLKDILGIGESRLSRAVTENLLRILIVPILLPLLQMGQSNGSNLSAVTSFYTISCLLQVIGGKGIFNFVAEVILYPHMTSSVRDAVQRDSTESDGHAKSILSEMGIVSSSHETEGAENNSLLTDTVSIKRSGILAHIFSENHSLLLASLFLLFILAETKDLHPLLAQMTGLSGMQYMIDVDGSIGNLLWKHMDVILNALLKVLASQPPYSILIQWHTGWFLRKLLICQGKGLSDHNFQLFNTSYQQSRECLQKELDGCWFDHIPEAFRNEWANCKAALQEASQCKDPFFVLELDVSQQTTDGDATSYCAWQRMVDNVKVFILHLQLKSTISKGELLEEPLLDSSAIADSSNTHASNGASASFGSEVGLGSGISCRISFSKAGIRDIYLIPVAKKTSGKVILAEKHPFRSQRGIVLAIAPLAGLIPKIDEDHPTWLHLQIREFEPKLYKSRVRGHRSGKSNHVADGRWTLGFPNAKACEAARLSILEETRKQRSSVESVLAPLLQNSCLGNLSESEDE
- the LOC126592746 gene encoding protein TRANSPARENT TESTA 9-like isoform X1 → MWRSLWRSIDRFSLQYFKYVINELRKIKVVDGHNRELVIDLLQSIVELVTYGDRQDPSIFEYFMEYQVLSEFVRVLKISRNSRIEAPLLQYLSIMIQNMNSDISIYYCFSNDYINNIIGHKFEFGGDLALYYVSFLRAVGNKLNKDTLCLLLKVHGDAVASFPLYEEALKFAHHGDKMIQTAIRALNLSIYNASDDMVYQYITTPPVSRYFSDMVSSLSKKFFHLDALVHDAEMRTRQKKEEILLETDKIVDDLYYLKDILGIGESRLSRAVTENLLRILIVPILLPLLQMGQSNGSNLSAVTSFYTISCLLQVIGGKGIFNFVAEVILYPHMTSSVRDAVQRDSTESDGHAKSILSEMGIVSSSHETEGAENNSLLTDTVSIKRSGILAHIFSENHSLLLASLFLLFILAETKDLHPLLAQMTGLSGMQYMIDVDGSIGNLLWKHMDVILNALLKVLASQPPYSILIQWHTGWFLRKLLICQGKGLSDHNFQLFNTSYQQSRECLQKELDGCWFDHIPEAFRNEWANCKAALQEASQCKDPFFVLELDVSQQTTDGDATSYCAWQRMVDNVKVFILHLQLKSTISKGELLEEPLLDSSAIADSSNTHASNGASASFGSEVGLGSGISCRISFSKAGIRDIYLIPVAKKTSGKVILAEKHPFRSQRGIVLAIAPLAGLIPKIDEDHPTWLHLQIREFEPKLYKSRVRGHRSGKSNHVADGRWTLGFPNAKACEAARLSILEETRKQRSSVESVLAPLLQNSCLGNLSESEDE
- the LOC126592746 gene encoding protein TRANSPARENT TESTA 9-like isoform X2 — its product is MWRSLWRSIDRFSLQYFKYVINELRKIKVVDGHNRELVIDLLQSIVELVTYGDRQDPSIFEYFMEYQVLSEFVRVLKISRNSRIEAPLLQYLSIMIQNMNSDISIYYCFSNDYINNIIGHKFEFGGDLALYYVSFLRAVGNKLNKDTLCLLLKVHGDAVASFPLYEEALKFAHHGDKMIQTAIRALNLSIYNASDDMVYQYITTPPVSRYFSDMVSSLSKKFFHLDALVHDAEMRTRQKKEEILLETDKIVDDLYYLKDILGIGESRLSRAVTENLLRILIVPILLPLLQMGQSNGSNLSAVTSFYTISCLLQVIGGKGIFNFVAEVILYPHMTSSVRDAVQRDSTESDGHAKSILSEMGIVSSSHETEGAENNSLLTDTVSIKRSGILAHIFSENHSLLLASLFLLFILAETKDLHPLLAQMTGLSGMQYMIILNALLKVLASQPPYSILIQWHTGWFLRKLLICQGKGLSDHNFQLFNTSYQQSRECLQKELDGCWFDHIPEAFRNEWANCKAALQEASQCKDPFFVLELDVSQQTTDGDATSYCAWQRMVDNVKVFILHLQLKSTISKGELLEEPLLDSSAIADSSNTHASNGASASFGSEVGLGSGISCRISFSKAGIRDIYLIPVAKKTSGKVILAEKHPFRSQRGIVLAIAPLAGLIPKIDEDHPTWLHLQIREFEPKLYKSRVRGHRSGKSNHVADGRWTLGFPNAKACEAARLSILEETRKQRSSVESVLAPLLQNSCLGNLSESEDE